The uncultured Paludibaculum sp. sequence ATACAATATAGGTTTCCGATGCCATTCGTAATAGACCGCAGAGAGCACGATGGGGTCGTGATTCTGGCGCCCCATGGCCGGCTGATGATCGGCGAGCCGGTGGAGACGTTCCGCAACATGCTGGACGCGTTGTACGCGCAGGGCATCACGCAGGTGGTCCTCGATTTCAGCGACGTGGACTACATCGACTCCAGCGCCCTCGGCTGTCTTGTCGTGGCTCACACGAAGTTCCACAAGGCCGGCGGCGTGCTGCCAATGTTCGGGCTGAACCGGCGCACCATCGAACTCCTGGTGATCACGAAACTCGCCACAGTCTTCCGCATCGCCGCCAACGAAGTCGAGGCCGTCAACCTCTGTTTCCCCGACCGCGATTCCAAGCCGTTCGACATCCTGAACTTCGTCGAGGAGCAGCGGGCTCGCAAGAAGGGTGGCGTCCGCGAATGAAGCTGGTGGTGATCGGCGGCGTGGCGGCCGGCCTCAGCGCGGCATCGCGTGCCCGCCGGCTGGATCGCTCACTGGAGATCGTCGTCCTCGAAAAGGGCAACCGCATCTCCTATGGCGCTTGCGGGTTGCCGTATTGGGTCGAGGGGCAGGTGCGCTCCATGGAAGAGCTCACCGTCTACAAGTCCGACTTCTTTGAACGGGAGCGGGACATTCGCATTCGCACCGGCTGCGAGGTAACGGCGGTACGGCATTCCCAGCGCGAAGTCGCTTTGCGCAGCGGTGAGCGGATCCGCTACGACCGCCTGGTATGGGCCGCCGGCGCCCGCCCGGCCGAACGCAGCCAGGATGCGCGCGTCTTCACACTGCACACAGACACCGACGCCGAAAGGCTCCAGGAGTTTCTGCAAACCCGCCAACCGCGCACGGCGGCGATCATCGGCGGCGGCTATATCGGTCTGGAGATGGCGACGGCCCTGCGTGCGCGAGGTTTGACCGTCACGCTTTTTCATGACGGCACCCAACTGCTACACAGGGAAGAGGACTGGCTGACGAAGAAGATTGTCGAGCGGCTCGAACTCTGCCGGGTGGAGGTGCGGCTGAACACGCGCGCCGGGGCTCCGGCGGAGTTGCCGCACGACCTGGTGCTGTGCGCCACCGGCCTGAAGCCGAACGTGGAAGTCATGGCGGAAGCGGGCGCCGAACTCGGCCGCAGCGGCGCGCTACGCGTCAGCGAGCAGCAGGAGACGTCGCTGAGCGGAGTGTATGCGGCCGGCGACTGCTGCGAGGCCCTGCACGTGGTCAGCGGGCGCCCCGTCTGGGTGCCGCTAGGCACTACGGCCAACAAGATGGGCCGCGTGGCGGGTTCGAATGCGGCCGGCAAACGGGAGCGATTCGGCGGCATCGTGGGCACGTCGGTGCTGCGTGTCGGCGGAATGGCAGTGGCGACCACCGGACTCTCCACGCAGCAGGCCCGGCGTGAAGGCTTTTCCCCGGTGGAGGCCCTGATCGAATCGCGGGCTCGTCCGAAGTACTTCCGAGGCAAGATGTTGCATGTGCAGCTCGTGGCGGACCGCGGTTCGCGCCGGTTGCTAGGCGCCGCCATTGCGGGCGACGAGGATGCCGCAGGACGCATCAACGTCGTGGCTGCGGCTCTGACAGCCAAGATGCGCGTGGAGGACTTCGCCGACCTGGATCTGGCCTATGCTCCGCCCTACTCGACGGTGAACGATCCGCTCCTGGTGGCAGCTCACCAACTGCACAAGGCGCTCGATTGAAGAGGCCATGCTCCTGTTTCGCAAGTTGTTAGACTGGAAGCGTATGGGGAAGGGGCCCGAGATCACCCTGGAGGCTGGCCAAACCGCTCCCGATTTCCGGATGGAACTCGTGGATGGCGGCAGCCGGTCGCTTGAGGAAGTACTATCCAACGGTCCCGCACTGGTGGCTTTTTACAAAGTTTCCTGTCCGACCTGTCAGTTGACGCTACCTTACCTGGAGCGTTTGCAGGGAGGTGGACTCCAGATCTTCGCGGTCTGCCAGGACGAAGCAGATCGGGCTCAGGAGTTTAGCGAGGTTTTCGAGGTTCACCTACCGAATCTGCTCGACCGGGCGGATGAGGGTTACCCGGTGAGCAACTCTTACGGCATTACGCATGTGCCCACCATGTTCCTGATCGAGCCGGATCGCCGGATCTCATGGACTTGGACCGGGTTCCACAAGCGGCAACTGGAAGGGCTTGCGCAGAGGGCGGGCAAGCCGATCTTCCGGCCCACTGACAACGTGCCGGAATCGAAGTATGGTTGAGGTTCGAAGAATTAGGCTCCCGGGTGGAGCCGGATGGAAGCTAGGAAGAGACCGAGAGTAGCTGGGAATATATGCCGACGATCAACGACATTCTCTCCGGTGCCGCGGCCATCGCCAAGGGCATGGGCATCACTCTGAAAGAGATGATGAACCCCGTCATCACCGACGACTATCCCGATGCCCCGCCAAAGTTCCAGGAGCGCTACCGTGGACTGCACGTCCTGCAGCGTGACGAAAACGGCCTGGAGAAGTGCGTGGCCTGCTTCCTGTGCTCCGCCGCCTGCCCGACGCAGTGCATTTACATCGAGGCGGCCGACAACACGGAGAAGGTGAGAATCAGCGGTGGTGAACGCTACGCCGAGGTTTACAACATCGATTACAGCCGCTGCATCTTCTGCGGCTATTGCGTGGAAGCCTGTCCGACGGACGCCATCACGCATGGTCACGGCTTCGAATTGGCCAGCTACAACACGTCAACGCTGGTCTACCGGAAAGAGAAACTGCTTGCCGCCCCACCGGCGGGCACCGACGGCAAGCTGAAGCTCGACCATCCGGTCAGCGTTTCCGAAGGCGGGCACTAAGCGCGCGGTTTGCGAAGTTCGCACACGTATCGGCGGCAAGCTCCCAGCGATCAGCCGGCACACGGGTGGCTGATCGCTGAGTGCTGACGGCTGACAGCTCGCTCCTGATTCGCTACTGAACTACAGACGCGGCCCTTCACGGTTTGGCGGTCAGCGCCCGATAGGCGCGGCGCGCCACCACCACTTCTTCATTCGCGGCTAGGGCCAGCACCTTCACGCGCGACTTGTCGCTCGAAAGAAGGCGGTCTCCCTGGCCGTTTTCATTTCGTGCCGCATCGAGTTCCACGCCGAGGTGCTCCAGGCCCCGGCAGCAGTTGGAACGGAGCACGGCCGAGTTCTCTCCGATGCCTCCGGTGAAGACGATCGCATCGACGCCGGCCATGGCCGCGGTGTAGGCTCCGATGGTCTTGCGAACCTGGTAGGTGAAGACATCCAGCGCCAGCGCTGCGTCGTGGTTGCCGCCCTGAGCGGCGGCGGAGATGTCGCGGACGTCACCGCCCGCGATGCCGGACAGACCAGCCAGACCGCTGTTGCGGGCCAACTGGCGCC is a genomic window containing:
- a CDS encoding STAS domain-containing protein, which codes for MPFVIDRREHDGVVILAPHGRLMIGEPVETFRNMLDALYAQGITQVVLDFSDVDYIDSSALGCLVVAHTKFHKAGGVLPMFGLNRRTIELLVITKLATVFRIAANEVEAVNLCFPDRDSKPFDILNFVEEQRARKKGGVRE
- a CDS encoding FAD-dependent oxidoreductase, which produces MKLVVIGGVAAGLSAASRARRLDRSLEIVVLEKGNRISYGACGLPYWVEGQVRSMEELTVYKSDFFERERDIRIRTGCEVTAVRHSQREVALRSGERIRYDRLVWAAGARPAERSQDARVFTLHTDTDAERLQEFLQTRQPRTAAIIGGGYIGLEMATALRARGLTVTLFHDGTQLLHREEDWLTKKIVERLELCRVEVRLNTRAGAPAELPHDLVLCATGLKPNVEVMAEAGAELGRSGALRVSEQQETSLSGVYAAGDCCEALHVVSGRPVWVPLGTTANKMGRVAGSNAAGKRERFGGIVGTSVLRVGGMAVATTGLSTQQARREGFSPVEALIESRARPKYFRGKMLHVQLVADRGSRRLLGAAIAGDEDAAGRINVVAAALTAKMRVEDFADLDLAYAPPYSTVNDPLLVAAHQLHKALD
- a CDS encoding TlpA disulfide reductase family protein — its product is MLLFRKLLDWKRMGKGPEITLEAGQTAPDFRMELVDGGSRSLEEVLSNGPALVAFYKVSCPTCQLTLPYLERLQGGGLQIFAVCQDEADRAQEFSEVFEVHLPNLLDRADEGYPVSNSYGITHVPTMFLIEPDRRISWTWTGFHKRQLEGLAQRAGKPIFRPTDNVPESKYG
- the nuoI gene encoding NADH-quinone oxidoreductase subunit NuoI, which gives rise to MPTINDILSGAAAIAKGMGITLKEMMNPVITDDYPDAPPKFQERYRGLHVLQRDENGLEKCVACFLCSAACPTQCIYIEAADNTEKVRISGGERYAEVYNIDYSRCIFCGYCVEACPTDAITHGHGFELASYNTSTLVYRKEKLLAAPPAGTDGKLKLDHPVSVSEGGH